Proteins from one Bacteroides zhangwenhongii genomic window:
- a CDS encoding PCMD domain-containing protein yields the protein MRRIYINGLMVGMMLLITSCIENDIDYPVVKLQFLDIVVEGQSGNAIINTETNTITLNLDETVNLKKVKVTKLELTEGAKTDLAVNSVLDLTKPRKVTLSLYQNYEWTIVARQTIERRFVVNDQIGEPIFDVENRLVVAYVTTSTSLRTIQIEDLKLGPEGCTMAPDYSALHDFMSGQTVTVSYHDITEVWTLYVSPTSDDVVTSSADAWTNVVWLSGQGKKGAVFGFEISEVSTGEWKTVDEAYITVNGGTFTARVPHLKASTAYNCRAVANDKYGEILTFTTGEAVVLPGGSLDNWHQVDDVWNPWAENGEQIWDTGNKGATKMGDSNSIPTSETWNGKGQAAKLSSKFVGLVGIGKFAAGNLYVGKYLETVGTNGKLEFGKPFTARPTKLKAYYKYTTAPIDNLPSEKNAPLDYKRFVSYKGKPDTCAIYIALGDWDSPVGVYTKYSERKLFDKNDSHVIAYAEFNTGRTVSEYQKLELELEYRAVNRKPKYLLVVCSASKYGDYFTGGEGATLWVDDFSLEYDYDD from the coding sequence ATGAGAAGAATATATATAAATGGCTTAATGGTGGGGATGATGTTGTTAATTACATCATGCATAGAGAATGATATAGATTATCCGGTCGTTAAGTTACAGTTTTTAGATATTGTTGTGGAAGGTCAATCCGGTAATGCTATTATTAATACGGAAACCAATACGATAACATTGAATTTGGATGAAACTGTTAACCTGAAAAAGGTGAAAGTTACAAAGCTTGAACTAACAGAGGGAGCTAAAACCGATTTGGCAGTTAATTCAGTTCTGGATTTGACAAAGCCTCGAAAGGTTACTCTGTCTTTATATCAAAATTATGAATGGACAATTGTTGCCCGACAGACGATAGAACGTCGGTTTGTCGTAAATGATCAGATTGGAGAGCCCATATTTGATGTTGAAAATCGTTTAGTGGTAGCTTATGTGACCACTTCTACTAGCCTGCGTACTATTCAAATAGAGGATCTGAAACTAGGTCCTGAAGGATGTACGATGGCACCGGATTACTCAGCTTTGCATGATTTTATGTCCGGTCAGACGGTCACTGTGAGCTATCACGACATAACGGAGGTTTGGACTTTATATGTGTCGCCTACTAGTGATGACGTTGTTACGTCTTCGGCTGATGCTTGGACAAATGTGGTGTGGCTGTCCGGACAAGGGAAAAAAGGGGCTGTTTTCGGATTTGAAATCAGTGAGGTCTCAACAGGAGAATGGAAAACTGTGGATGAGGCTTATATAACGGTAAATGGGGGAACTTTCACCGCACGCGTTCCCCATTTGAAAGCTTCTACCGCTTATAATTGCCGTGCAGTTGCTAACGATAAATATGGCGAAATTCTAACTTTTACAACGGGAGAAGCGGTAGTATTGCCGGGAGGTTCTTTGGATAATTGGCACCAAGTTGACGATGTCTGGAATCCATGGGCTGAAAATGGTGAGCAGATATGGGATACAGGTAATAAGGGAGCAACTAAAATGGGGGATAGTAATTCTATACCGACTAGTGAAACTTGGAATGGAAAAGGACAGGCTGCAAAACTGTCTTCTAAATTTGTAGGTTTGGTAGGGATCGGAAAGTTTGCAGCAGGTAACTTGTATGTCGGCAAATACTTAGAAACGGTAGGTACAAATGGAAAGTTGGAATTTGGTAAACCGTTTACGGCAAGACCTACAAAGTTGAAAGCGTATTATAAGTATACAACGGCTCCGATTGATAATTTGCCGAGTGAGAAGAATGCCCCGCTTGATTATAAACGTTTTGTTTCTTATAAAGGTAAGCCTGATACTTGTGCTATATATATAGCACTAGGTGATTGGGATAGTCCGGTAGGAGTTTATACTAAATATTCTGAAAGGAAACTGTTTGATAAGAATGATTCTCATGTGATTGCCTATGCTGAATTTAATACAGGAAGGACGGTAAGTGAATATCAAAAGCTTGAATTAGAACTGGAATATCGAGCAGTTAATCGTAAACCGAAATATCTTCTGGTCGTATGTTCTGCCAGCAAGTATGGCGATTATTTCACTGGAGGGGAAGGTGCTACTCTTTGGGTGGATGACTTTAGTTTGGAATATGACTATGATGATTAG
- a CDS encoding DUF4493 domain-containing protein has protein sequence MKKVTYILFIALAVILSFTACDREKMDNDTVELGEGSVNLASLKGLSVEVSSSTPITRASEVNTDNYLIRIYDAEQNLVREWKYSELPEIFTLRVGSYTVQALSHEVQPAEFEVPFYYAEESFTIEANKVKDLEPLVCKLNNIKVSVTYDDKLKEVMGEDVKTTVTVGDASLAFAYDETRNGYFKSNADGNNIMKAVMTGTIDGVAREVPYPIKNVKPGQHRLIKFYLKYVNDDGYIEGGFTKLKLVIVATCTVIEKGFTNREEEETIIDPNPPTPSGKAPTIVGNGFDIDESLDVPIKRDEGGNLIGITVVVNIEAENGFSNLKVKIDSETLTPELLEEVGLASEFDLAYPGDLRTGLESLGFPVGDQVLGKTTLKFDITKFTPLLGIYGPATHKFIITAIDQSGNSVEKTLTLISVAEGE, from the coding sequence ATGAAAAAGGTAACATACATACTGTTTATCGCATTGGCAGTAATTCTTTCTTTTACAGCTTGCGATCGTGAGAAGATGGATAATGATACAGTAGAATTGGGTGAGGGTTCTGTGAATCTGGCTTCCTTGAAAGGCTTGTCGGTTGAGGTTTCCTCTTCTACTCCTATCACTCGTGCGTCCGAAGTAAATACGGATAATTATTTGATTCGTATTTACGATGCGGAACAAAATTTGGTACGTGAATGGAAATATAGCGAGTTGCCTGAGATATTTACGCTCAGAGTAGGGAGCTATACAGTACAAGCTTTGTCACACGAGGTGCAACCGGCAGAGTTTGAAGTTCCTTTTTATTATGCCGAAGAATCTTTCACTATTGAGGCTAATAAAGTAAAGGACTTGGAACCATTGGTATGTAAGTTGAATAATATCAAGGTGTCTGTGACATACGATGATAAGTTGAAAGAAGTGATGGGCGAGGATGTGAAAACCACTGTTACTGTGGGAGACGCTTCCTTAGCATTTGCGTATGACGAAACCAGAAATGGATATTTCAAGTCGAATGCAGATGGCAATAATATTATGAAAGCGGTGATGACCGGAACTATTGATGGGGTGGCAAGGGAAGTGCCTTATCCGATTAAGAATGTAAAGCCTGGTCAACATCGTCTCATAAAATTCTATTTGAAGTATGTCAATGATGATGGCTATATTGAGGGAGGATTCACTAAACTCAAACTGGTGATTGTTGCAACGTGTACAGTAATAGAGAAAGGATTTACAAATAGAGAGGAAGAAGAAACGATAATAGATCCGAATCCGCCTACGCCTAGCGGAAAAGCGCCGACTATTGTGGGAAACGGGTTCGATATCGATGAGAGTTTGGATGTGCCTATCAAGAGAGATGAAGGTGGAAATCTGATTGGTATTACGGTGGTTGTAAACATTGAAGCGGAGAATGGATTCTCGAATCTTAAAGTGAAGATTGATTCGGAAACATTGACTCCGGAGCTATTGGAGGAAGTTGGACTGGCTTCTGAATTTGATTTGGCCTATCCGGGAGATTTGAGAACGGGATTGGAATCATTAGGCTTTCCTGTAGGTGACCAGGTTTTGGGCAAAACGACTTTGAAGTTTGATATTACTAAATTCACGCCACTACTTGGCATTTATGGTCCGGCTACTCACAAATTTATTATTACGGCTATCGACCAGTCCGGAAATAGTGTAGAGAAAACATTAACATTGATTTCGGTAGCGGAAGGAGAATAA
- a CDS encoding RNA polymerase sigma factor, with the protein MITTQQLQLLKEGNKNAFEALYRGYNARIYNFVLSMVSNAGVAKDITQDIFLHIWERRLNIDLEGNFDGYLFKISQNMVYHYVRRELLLQNYVDKLSNESSDESVEMDEELDYLFLEEYILKLLEELPPARREVFMLYWKSGLNYREIADQLNISEKTVATQVHRSLDFLRDKLGIIAFSVSLFLHDI; encoded by the coding sequence ATGATTACCACCCAGCAACTTCAATTATTGAAAGAAGGAAATAAAAATGCTTTTGAAGCATTGTATCGTGGATACAATGCGCGCATTTATAATTTTGTCCTTTCTATGGTGAGCAATGCCGGGGTGGCGAAAGATATCACACAAGATATTTTTCTCCATATCTGGGAGAGGCGGCTTAATATCGATCTGGAAGGGAATTTTGACGGCTATCTTTTTAAAATATCCCAAAATATGGTATATCATTATGTAAGGCGCGAACTCCTGCTTCAAAATTATGTAGACAAGCTTTCGAATGAGTCATCTGACGAATCCGTAGAGATGGATGAAGAACTGGATTATTTGTTTTTGGAAGAATATATCCTGAAACTTTTAGAAGAACTGCCTCCAGCTCGCCGGGAAGTTTTTATGCTTTACTGGAAATCAGGGTTGAACTATCGTGAGATAGCTGACCAGCTGAATATCTCGGAAAAGACTGTTGCCACGCAGGTGCACCGTTCTTTGGATTTCTTACGTGACAAACTGGGAATAATTGCCTTTTCAGTCTCTCTCTTCTTGCATGATATCTAA
- a CDS encoding DUF4493 domain-containing protein — protein sequence MRNAYYILVFLTYVLLNGCTETERLDGEGILRMKVNVDSSIKVVTSRTVTDDEQAELEKNCEVRLYNGKGLIRYYKGLSEVPEELQLKSGAYNVKVTAGDSVPASFDKTYYKGMVPFEITNGTVTEQNVKCSIANVLSTVSFSDNVNELFKNYTMTVYTKFGSLDFTQENVGAIGYYMLSEGDSSLKWKFTGVLQNEKEFEKEGEVLAESATHYTFKLNFVDDIEDGGASLQVTVDETPLETIEDEVEVKQRPSFRGVGFDFGTPYIYALNAASELSFKIAVTSALTEATLACDKLTEWGFSGNTLQLANLGEDEISALAANGLQIVSAFDETTKAGVLTLTLTSSLVGKMTTAETSYAFALSAIDAEGLSNTGILSIVVSNASVLTKDVVVGDVWSSRAELRGEIIHETTEPLSFNYRKKGESNWTNVEAVKGEDGVTFTTKLTGLEDGTEYQYQALAGNTPSAVVCSFTTEEAAQLPNSGFENWSGSSPLWVYGEGEAMFWDSGNKGSSKMNINVTTYIDRVGLNGGKRAAQLKSQFVSFLGIGKFAAGNLFTGKFVGVEDGTQGILDFGREFASRPSELSIWYRATLGTIDYSETVDAPKGIQDTAIVYVALTDWDKPIVVHTKDKTTLFSKDDSKIIAYGELIIDGNVNAWTEHKIKLEYRRKDVKPKYILVVASASKYGDYYTGSTGSTMWLDDLELIYE from the coding sequence ATGAGGAACGCTTACTATATATTGGTGTTTCTGACGTATGTGCTGTTAAATGGATGTACGGAAACAGAACGTTTGGACGGAGAGGGAATACTACGTATGAAAGTCAACGTGGATTCGTCCATTAAAGTAGTAACTTCGCGCACTGTGACCGATGATGAACAGGCGGAGTTGGAAAAGAATTGTGAGGTTCGCCTTTATAATGGCAAGGGGCTGATTCGTTATTATAAAGGACTTTCTGAAGTACCCGAAGAGCTACAATTGAAGTCAGGAGCCTATAATGTTAAGGTTACCGCAGGAGATTCGGTCCCTGCTTCTTTTGATAAAACTTATTATAAAGGGATGGTTCCGTTCGAGATAACGAATGGAACTGTGACGGAGCAGAATGTGAAATGCAGTATTGCCAATGTATTGTCTACAGTAAGTTTCAGTGATAATGTGAACGAATTATTTAAGAATTATACGATGACCGTATACACAAAGTTCGGTTCATTGGACTTTACGCAGGAGAATGTCGGTGCTATAGGTTATTATATGTTGTCTGAGGGGGACAGTTCGTTGAAGTGGAAGTTTACCGGAGTGTTGCAGAATGAAAAAGAATTTGAGAAAGAAGGTGAAGTTTTGGCAGAATCAGCTACGCACTATACTTTCAAGCTGAATTTTGTGGATGATATTGAAGATGGCGGTGCTAGTTTGCAAGTGACTGTGGACGAGACTCCTTTGGAGACGATAGAAGATGAGGTGGAGGTTAAGCAACGTCCGTCTTTTAGAGGAGTAGGCTTTGATTTTGGTACACCTTATATATATGCTTTGAATGCGGCTAGTGAACTCTCTTTTAAAATAGCGGTCACTTCAGCTTTAACGGAGGCTACTCTTGCCTGTGATAAACTGACCGAATGGGGATTTTCGGGTAATACGCTTCAATTGGCTAATCTTGGTGAAGATGAAATATCTGCTTTAGCCGCTAATGGACTGCAGATTGTTTCTGCTTTTGATGAGACTACAAAAGCTGGGGTGTTGACATTGACATTGACATCTTCTTTGGTTGGAAAGATGACAACCGCAGAAACTTCCTATGCTTTTGCTTTGAGTGCGATTGATGCGGAAGGGTTGAGCAATACCGGGATTTTGTCAATCGTTGTTTCTAACGCTTCTGTTCTAACAAAGGATGTAGTAGTGGGAGACGTATGGAGTTCAAGAGCCGAATTGAGAGGAGAAATCATACATGAGACAACGGAACCCTTGAGCTTTAATTACCGGAAGAAAGGCGAAAGTAATTGGACTAATGTAGAGGCGGTAAAAGGGGAAGATGGAGTAACTTTTACAACAAAACTTACTGGATTGGAAGACGGTACAGAGTATCAGTATCAAGCATTGGCCGGTAATACTCCTTCGGCTGTGGTTTGTTCGTTTACAACGGAAGAAGCTGCGCAATTGCCGAATAGCGGCTTTGAAAACTGGTCAGGAAGTTCACCTTTGTGGGTTTATGGAGAAGGTGAAGCAATGTTCTGGGATAGTGGTAACAAAGGCTCTTCAAAGATGAATATAAACGTGACTACTTATATTGACAGGGTAGGATTGAATGGTGGAAAACGTGCCGCTCAATTAAAGTCGCAATTTGTGAGCTTCTTGGGTATTGGGAAGTTTGCTGCAGGGAATTTGTTTACCGGAAAATTTGTTGGTGTAGAAGATGGGACTCAAGGTATTCTTGATTTTGGACGTGAATTTGCATCCCGCCCTTCGGAACTTTCTATCTGGTATCGTGCGACTTTAGGCACTATTGATTATTCCGAAACGGTTGATGCGCCTAAGGGTATACAGGATACTGCTATTGTATATGTAGCATTAACTGATTGGGATAAACCCATTGTAGTGCATACTAAGGATAAGACAACATTGTTCAGTAAAGACGATTCTAAAATAATAGCTTATGGAGAGTTGATTATTGATGGTAATGTAAATGCCTGGACTGAACATAAGATAAAACTAGAGTATAGACGGAAAGATGTTAAACCTAAGTATATTCTTGTAGTTGCGTCAGCTAGCAAGTATGGAGACTATTATACCGGAAGTACAGGCAGTACGATGTGGTTGGATGATTTGGAATTGATTTACGAATAA
- a CDS encoding NADP-dependent malic enzyme, with protein sequence MAKITKEAALLYHSQGKPGKIEVVPTKPYSTQTDLALAYSPGVAEPCLEIEKNPQDAYKYTAKGNLVAVISNGTAVLGLGDIGALSGKPVMEGKGLLFKIYAGIDVFDIEVNEKDPEKFIAAVKAIAPTFGGINLEDIKAPECFEIERRLKEELDIPVMHDDQHGTAIISSAGLVNALQVAGKKIEDVKIVVNGAGASAVSCTKLYVSLGARLENIVMVDSKGVISKTRTDLNEQKKYFATDRTDIHTLAEAIKGADVFLGLSKGNVLSQDMVRSMAPMPIVFALANPTPEISYEDAMAARPDVLMATGRSDYPNQINNVIGFPYIFRGALDTHAKAINEEMKIAAVHAIANLAKQPVPDVVNAAYHVNNLSFGPEYFIPKPVDPRLITEVSCAVAKAAMESGVARTEIKDWDAYCVHLRELMGYESKLTRQLYDTARRNPQRVVFAEGIHPNMLKAAVEAKSEGICQPILLGNDEAIGKLAEELDLSLEGIEIVNLRHPDESERRERYARILAEKRAREGFTYEEANDKMFERNYFGMMMVETGDADAFITGLYTRYSNTIKVAKEVIGIQPGFKHFGTMHILNSKKGTYFLADTLINRHPDTDTLIDIAKLSDKTVRFFNHTPVMAMLSYSNFGADTTGSPVKVHEAVNYMQKEYPELAIDGEMQVNFAMNRELRDTKYPFTRLKGKDVNTLIFPNLSSANAGYKLLQAMDPDTEFIGPIQMGLNKPIHFTDFESSVRDIVNITAVAVIDAIVDKKKKEG encoded by the coding sequence ATGGCTAAAATAACCAAAGAAGCCGCTTTGCTCTATCACTCACAGGGCAAACCTGGTAAGATCGAGGTAGTCCCTACCAAACCGTATAGTACACAAACAGATTTAGCACTCGCATACTCTCCCGGCGTGGCAGAACCTTGCCTCGAAATTGAGAAGAACCCACAAGATGCATACAAATATACTGCGAAAGGTAACCTTGTTGCTGTTATTTCTAACGGTACAGCCGTACTCGGACTAGGTGACATAGGCGCATTGAGCGGCAAACCGGTAATGGAAGGTAAAGGCCTGCTCTTCAAAATCTATGCCGGCATTGACGTATTCGATATCGAAGTCAATGAAAAAGACCCGGAGAAATTCATTGCAGCCGTAAAGGCTATCGCTCCCACCTTCGGCGGTATCAACCTCGAAGACATCAAAGCTCCGGAATGCTTTGAAATCGAACGCCGTCTGAAAGAAGAACTGGATATCCCTGTGATGCATGACGACCAGCATGGTACCGCTATCATCTCCAGTGCCGGATTGGTAAACGCCCTGCAAGTAGCCGGAAAGAAAATCGAAGATGTAAAAATCGTTGTGAACGGTGCCGGTGCATCTGCCGTGTCTTGCACTAAACTGTATGTGTCACTGGGTGCACGTCTCGAAAATATTGTCATGGTGGACAGTAAAGGCGTTATCAGCAAAACACGTACTGACCTGAACGAACAGAAGAAATATTTCGCAACTGACCGCACGGACATACATACACTGGCAGAAGCTATCAAAGGTGCAGACGTATTTCTCGGCCTGTCAAAAGGGAACGTATTGAGTCAGGATATGGTACGTAGCATGGCTCCTATGCCTATCGTATTCGCGTTGGCCAACCCGACTCCGGAGATTTCCTACGAAGACGCTATGGCAGCCCGCCCCGATGTATTGATGGCAACCGGACGTTCCGACTATCCGAACCAGATAAATAATGTAATCGGCTTCCCGTATATCTTCCGTGGTGCATTGGACACTCATGCCAAAGCCATCAATGAAGAAATGAAAATTGCGGCCGTACACGCCATCGCCAATCTGGCAAAACAGCCGGTACCCGACGTTGTTAACGCGGCCTACCATGTAAACAACCTTTCCTTCGGTCCGGAATACTTCATCCCGAAACCGGTAGACCCACGCCTCATCACAGAGGTGTCTTGCGCTGTAGCAAAAGCTGCGATGGAAAGTGGAGTAGCCCGCACGGAAATCAAGGACTGGGACGCATACTGTGTACATCTGCGCGAATTAATGGGTTACGAATCCAAACTGACCCGCCAACTATATGATACTGCCCGCCGCAACCCGCAACGTGTCGTATTTGCAGAAGGAATCCACCCCAATATGCTGAAAGCTGCCGTTGAAGCAAAATCGGAAGGTATCTGCCAACCTATCTTATTAGGAAACGATGAGGCTATCGGAAAATTAGCAGAGGAACTGGATCTGAGTCTGGAGGGTATCGAGATTGTAAATCTCCGCCATCCGGACGAGTCGGAACGCCGCGAACGTTATGCCCGTATTTTAGCCGAAAAACGTGCACGCGAAGGCTTTACTTATGAAGAAGCCAACGATAAAATGTTCGAGCGCAACTACTTCGGTATGATGATGGTAGAAACCGGAGACGCCGATGCGTTCATCACCGGACTTTATACAAGATACAGCAACACAATCAAGGTTGCCAAAGAAGTGATCGGCATCCAACCGGGATTTAAACATTTCGGAACCATGCACATACTGAACTCCAAGAAGGGTACTTACTTCCTGGCAGATACATTAATTAACCGTCACCCCGATACCGACACATTGATTGACATTGCCAAACTGTCCGACAAAACAGTCCGCTTCTTCAACCATACTCCGGTAATGGCCATGCTGTCTTACTCAAACTTCGGTGCTGATACAACAGGAAGTCCCGTAAAAGTGCATGAAGCCGTAAACTATATGCAGAAAGAATATCCGGAATTGGCTATCGACGGTGAAATGCAGGTAAACTTCGCCATGAACCGCGAATTGCGTGATACCAAGTATCCGTTCACCCGTCTGAAAGGAAAAGATGTGAATACATTGATTTTCCCGAACCTGAGTTCAGCAAATGCCGGTTACAAACTGCTGCAAGCAATGGATCCGGATACGGAATTTATCGGCCCTATCCAAATGGGATTGAACAAACCGATTCATTTCACCGATTTCGAAAGCTCTGTACGTGATATCGTTAATATTACAGCTGTAGCAGTAATTGACGCTATCGTAGACAAGAAGAAAAAAGAAGGCTAA
- a CDS encoding NADP-specific glutamate dehydrogenase, producing MNAAKVLDDLKRRFPNEPEYHQAVEEVLSTIEEEYNKHPEFDKVNLIERLCIPDRVYQFRVTWMDDKGNIQTNMGYRVQHNNAIGPYKGGIRFHSSVNLSILKFLAFEQTFKNSLTTLPMGGGKGGSDFSPRGKSNAEVMRFVQAFMLELWRHIGPETDVPAGDIGVGGREVGFMFGMYKKLTHEFTGTFTGKGREFGGSLIRPEATGYGNIYFLMEMLKTKGTDLKGKTCLISGSGNVAQYTAEKVLELGGKVLTMSDSDGYVYDPDGIDREKLDYIMELKNLYRGRIREYAEKYGCKYVEGARPWGEKADIALPSATQNELNGDDAKKLVANGVIAVSEGANMPSTPEAIRVFQEAKILYAPGKAANAGGVSVSGLEMTQNSIKLSWSSEEVDEKLKSIMKNIHAACVQYGTEADGYVNYVKGANVAGFMKVAKAMMAQGIV from the coding sequence ATGAATGCAGCAAAGGTATTAGACGATCTGAAAAGAAGATTTCCCAATGAACCGGAGTATCATCAGGCAGTAGAAGAAGTACTTTCTACTATTGAGGAAGAATACAACAAACACCCTGAGTTCGATAAAGTAAACTTGATCGAACGTTTGTGTATCCCTGATAGAGTATATCAGTTCCGCGTGACTTGGATGGATGATAAAGGTAACATTCAGACTAACATGGGTTACCGTGTTCAACATAACAACGCGATTGGCCCGTACAAAGGTGGTATCCGTTTCCACTCATCCGTGAATCTTTCTATCTTGAAGTTCCTTGCCTTTGAACAGACATTCAAAAACTCACTGACTACATTGCCTATGGGTGGCGGTAAAGGTGGTTCCGACTTCTCTCCCCGTGGTAAATCAAACGCAGAAGTAATGCGCTTCGTGCAAGCTTTCATGTTGGAATTGTGGCGTCACATCGGTCCTGAAACGGACGTTCCTGCCGGTGATATCGGTGTAGGTGGCCGCGAGGTAGGTTTCATGTTCGGTATGTACAAGAAACTGACTCACGAATTCACTGGAACATTCACAGGTAAAGGCCGCGAATTCGGAGGTTCACTGATTCGTCCGGAAGCGACAGGTTACGGTAACATTTACTTCCTGATGGAAATGCTGAAAACCAAAGGTACTGACTTGAAAGGTAAGACTTGCTTGATTTCCGGTTCCGGTAACGTTGCTCAATACACTGCAGAAAAGGTTCTTGAACTCGGCGGTAAGGTTCTGACTATGTCTGACTCTGACGGTTACGTTTATGATCCGGACGGTATCGACCGTGAGAAACTGGATTACATCATGGAATTGAAGAATCTGTATCGTGGCCGTATCCGTGAATACGCAGAAAAATATGGCTGCAAATATGTAGAAGGTGCTCGTCCTTGGGGTGAGAAAGCAGATATCGCTCTGCCTTCTGCAACTCAGAATGAATTGAATGGTGACGATGCTAAGAAATTGGTTGCTAACGGTGTGATAGCTGTATCCGAAGGTGCTAATATGCCTTCTACTCCGGAAGCTATCCGCGTATTCCAAGAAGCCAAAATCCTTTATGCTCCGGGTAAAGCTGCCAATGCAGGTGGTGTATCAGTATCCGGTCTTGAAATGACTCAGAACTCTATCAAACTGAGCTGGAGCTCTGAAGAAGTAGACGAGAAGTTGAAGAGCATTATGAAGAATATCCATGCAGCTTGCGTTCAATACGGTACTGAAGCTGACGGATACGTAAACTATGTGAAAGGTGCTAACGTAGCCGGATTCATGAAGGTTGCCAAAGCAATGATGGCACAAGGTATCGTATAA
- a CDS encoding type II toxin-antitoxin system VapC family toxin produces MTKYLLDTNICIFFLQGKYNVPARIKEIGRKNCYISEITVGELLYGAVCSSKKEEHLAQVNEFVNLFVVLPIYPILPFFAESKAELRKQGQLIDDFDILIGVTAVANKMTLVSENLKHLSRIPNIKTENWIMRK; encoded by the coding sequence ATGACCAAATATTTATTAGACACAAATATTTGTATATTCTTCCTGCAAGGAAAATATAACGTTCCTGCACGTATAAAAGAAATAGGACGAAAAAACTGTTATATTTCAGAAATAACAGTGGGAGAATTATTGTATGGTGCTGTATGTAGTAGCAAAAAAGAAGAACATCTCGCCCAAGTCAACGAATTTGTAAACTTGTTTGTTGTCCTGCCTATTTATCCAATATTACCATTTTTTGCTGAATCTAAAGCAGAATTGCGCAAACAGGGACAGTTAATTGATGATTTTGACATATTAATCGGAGTCACAGCAGTAGCCAATAAAATGACTCTAGTTTCAGAAAACCTAAAGCATCTATCACGTATTCCCAACATTAAGACAGAGAATTGGATAATGAGAAAATGA